The DNA segment AATCTGCACGTTTTCCGGCGCGGGCACGAAGGTCCGCCCGTTGCTCAGATCCGAGAACAGCCCGCCGGTGGCCTCATAGCCCTCCACTTTGCCGGTCTTCTCGTCAAAATACACGTCGGCGATCTTGCCCAGATCCTGCCCGTCGGTGGTCAGCAGGGTCATCCCGATCAGGCTGATCTTGCTGTCCAGCACGTCGGCCAAGCGGTCATCGTCGCGGGTGGTGGTGACGTGGTCCGCCGAGTCGATCATGATGGCGTCCTCGCCAATCGAACGGATCATCTCGAAGGGCACCACTTTGGCGGCGCGGAACCAGCCGCCCTCATCGACCAGCAGGCCCAGAACCTCGTTGGCCTGATGGTCGAAGATCAGGTCATGCACGTTATCGATGCGCTGGCCCGAATCGATGGCGACGATATGCCGTCCCAGAATGTCTTTGCCTTTAATCATGGGTCACGCTCCAGTGTGGAAACAGAAAATTTGAGTGGTAAAAGTGCAGAAGAAGAAGTCAGGTGACTTTAAATAAAGCCCAGATTGAGGACGCCCTGCGGCTTCAGGTACAGAAAGTACGCCAGCAGGAAAACGACGAGAATGATCAGCAGGATCAGCAGCCAGGGGCCTGCGCCGCCACCGCCATTGCCTTTGAGTCGGGTCATGTTGCCTCCGTACCAAAGTGTAGAGATGAACGGCGGGTCAGTGATGGCTGAAGTCCTCAGCAGCACTTGTCCTAGCCTTGCGGTGGTCTTTATAAAATTTAACAGAGGACGGAGAGGGAAGGAGGAGTGGCTGTCCTGTTTCCCGTCAGCAGGCGGAGTGTTGCAATAGAAAGGAAGGTTGTCATAGAAATCGGCACGAGAAGGTGCAAAGTCGCCCCGCTGACTGGACCGCCCCGAACGCGCCGCGTGGCCCCCCGTGTAGCCTGAGCGGCGTGAACGCTCCCCCGAGCCTGCCTTTCCTCCGTGCCGACGTTGCGGCTGATGCTGCGTCTGAAACCCCGTCTGCCCGGACGGGTGAACGCCTGCTGGGCGAGTTGCCCCTGACCGTGCTGGTGGGCGTGACCGGCGTGGGCAAAAGCACGGCGCTGGACGCGTTGCAGGTGCTGGGCGGCCAGAAGGTGCTGCCGGACCGCCGCGAGGTCACGGACGCCGTGATGATCTGGCCGGGGGTGGGCCGCGACGTGACAGACCGTGAAGAACGTTTTGCCCTGACCGCGCAGTACCGCGCCGCCCACCCCGGCGGCATGGCGCAGGCGCTGGGATCGCTGCTGGCCGATACCCGCCACTGGGGTCTGTCCCCGTTGTTCGACGGCCTGCGCGGTCTGGACGAGGTGACTTACGCCGCCCGGAGCTTTCC comes from the Deinococcus sp. AJ005 genome and includes:
- a CDS encoding ATPase, with the translated sequence MNAPPSLPFLRADVAADAASETPSARTGERLLGELPLTVLVGVTGVGKSTALDALQVLGGQKVLPDRREVTDAVMIWPGVGRDVTDREERFALTAQYRAAHPGGMAQALGSLLADTRHWGLSPLFDGLRGLDEVTYAARSFPAWRFVALGAPDAVRVRRLLGRGDAFDRVIDTATGGTLRAELDSLAGISGVFSPAELDGLAALEGPECAAAEVLAKVRIVLSERRQYDPAAAEAFLRGLPPGRALVLDTVALNPAQVARAVQDWA